From the genome of Xiphophorus hellerii strain 12219 chromosome 11, Xiphophorus_hellerii-4.1, whole genome shotgun sequence, one region includes:
- the cchcr1 gene encoding coiled-coil alpha-helical rod protein 1 isoform X1 — translation MEKHIFGKERLIVPTDFTTPRNIQEDLVPPSHFASTVPSTEAQTASGSTSQPHPPHMRWVNQAITRTPPGAPSIVKPWLTITPNQQEIFEMKKENQRIMMLQGNSRRGRMSADPLSDVGTREWSEQWSRWDSEWLREAEKLKTEAERSKGQVEALKETSERYREELRDKDVTLSRQRQEMEMMHGELSKAKIELDRLREELSLSSKQKEEMSLQVEKLQIESSELRRDAERNEELSRELALKAEMSRLLAEEEAKQHGLRLMEQSEELKKKHELELQQLNVSHCAELGAARKANNDLQDRLQSLTAEVLQLKNALMEVATERDGLREHLSQMGQAFETQSATLHSLRNYIGQLAPEEGERKRLNEAVERLSKEKATLETTTELLTVRLNSVNEILALQEEEIVKSTSGDPLMKSGRGGLQVLHLWREKVFKLCVQLRSKDIEIRREKDKLLSEVRSTELQLQQEQHRASVLQHSLHDRIAELDLERVENETLKQNLAKAHKENTELMSQNLTVEADSKTLTEALQGFKQQFEIKLAEVEAAKARLSSCGQRLCFSNRRVEIIQGLVMRRTALKKVEQASKHLEQDNDSIRNLKIEHRSVCEERDKLAQELRRTPELIEKALADLKEQYESKVRQQQQDREHSCMEVRLAVAAKEQAEQSLQEIQAQLEESNGSLERLRCELLRQQEQSEHALLERVSEVENRCGEKLREMEVQVNVARREHTKAVMTLREFQREAARRRDETRETRHLDVYKTKLEAFNKQPKGMEQSIDSASFRVIERWPTGDNRHSHTTAGQNSFPHRNQQNLPGAHLSTERLLSVLEELHTLSAAVVNSSEDSAEEDGQSDGGVKPSADSLHK, via the exons ATGGAAAAGCACATTTTCGGAAAGGAGAGGCTTATAGTGCCAACTGACTTCACTACACCAA GGAATATTCAGGAGGATCTTGTGCCTCCGTCACATTTTGCATCGACTGTCCCATCTACTGAAGCACAGACAGCCTCAGGATCAACATCCCAACCACATCCTCCACACATGCGCTGGGTGAACCAAGCAATAACAAGAACACCACCAGGGGCTCCCAGCATTGTCAAACCATGGCTCACCATCACACCGAACCAGCAGGAAATTTTTGAGATGAAGAAGGAAAATCAGAGAATCATGATGCTACAAGGAAACAGCAGAAGAGGAAGGATGTCTGCAGATCCCCTGTCAGATGTTGGAACTAG AGAGTGGAGTGAACAGTGGTCTCGATGGGATTCAGAGTGGCTACGGGAGGCAGAGAAGCTCAAGACCGAAGCTGAGAGGTCAAAGGGTCAAGTGGAGGCCTTAAAGGAAACATCAGAGAGGTACAGGGAAGAACTGAGAGACAAGGACGTCACTTTGAGCAG ACAGAGGCAGGAGATGGAAATGATGCATGGAGAACTGTCAAAGGCTAAGATTGAACTCGACCGACTCAGAGAGGAGCTCAGTCTCAGCAGTAAGCAGAAGGAGGAAATGAGCTTACAG gttgaaaaactgcaaatagaGTCCAGTGAGCTAAGGAGAGATGCAGAGAGGAACGAGGAGTTATCCAGGGAGCTCGCTCTTAAGGCCGAAATGAGCCGGTTGCTGGCTGAAGAGGAGGCCAAACAGCACGGTCTCAGACTGATGGAGCAAAGTGAAGAATTGAAGAAGAAACATGAACTGGAG CTTCAGCAGTTGAATGTATCCCATTGTGCAGAGCTGGGTGCAGCCAGAAAAGCAAACAATGACCTGCAGGACAGACTTCAGTCACTGACCGCTGAAgtgctgcagctgaaaaatgCTCTGATGGAGGTAGCTACAGAGAGAGACGGGCTGAGAGAACATTTAAG CCAAATGGGACAAGCCTTTGAGACACAATCTGCAACACTGCACAGCCTCAGAAATTACATCGGCCAGCTCGCCCCcgaggaaggagagagaaagCGATTAAATGAAGCTGTTGAG AGGCTGAGCAAAGAGAAAGCGACTCTTGAGACGACCACAGAGCTTCTGACAGTCAGGCTTAACTCTGTGAATGAGATTCTTGCCCTCCAAGAAGAGGAGATAGTGAAAAGT ACCTCAGGAGATCCTCTGATGAAGAGTGGACGTGGGGGCCTTCAGGTGCTTCACCTGTGGAGGGAGAAAGTATTCAAGCTGTGCGTCCAGCTTCGCTCAAAAGACATCGAGATACGAAGAGAGAAGGACAAACTTCTCTCAGAA GTGAGATCCAcggagctgcagctccagcaggaGCAGCACCGAGCGAGTGTGCTTCAGCACAGTCTGCATGATAGAATAGCTGAGCTGGACTTGGAGAGAGTGGAAAATGAG ACATTAAAACAGAACCTGGCTAAGGCtcacaaagaaaacacagaactgaTGTCACAGAACCTGACGGTAGAGGCTGACAGTAAAACGCTCACTGAGGCTCTTCAAGG GTTCAAACAGCAATTTGAAATCAAGCTGGCAGAAGTGGAAGCAGCTAAAGCAAGACTGAGCAGCTGTGGACAGagactttgtttttctaatagGAGAGTGGAGATAATCCAAG GTTTGGTCATGAGGAGGACAGCTCTGAAGAAAGTAGAGCAAGCTTCCAAACATTTGGAACAGGATAACGATAG CATCAGAAACTTGAAGATCGAGCACAGATCGGTGTGCGAAGAGAGAGACAAACTCGCTCAAGAGCTCCGAAGAACCCCAGAGCTCATCGAGAAAGCCCTGGCCGACCTAAAAGAACAAT ATGAGAGTAAagtgaggcagcagcagcaggaccggGAACACAGCTGCATGGAGGTCAGGTTGGCTGTGGCTGCTAAGGAGCAGGCTGAGCAAAGCTTGCAGGAGATCCAAGCCCAGCTGGAGGAGAGCAACGGCAGTCTGGAGAGACTCCGCTGTGAACTGCTTCGCCAGCAAGAGCAAAGCGAGCATG CCTTGCTGGAAAGAGTGTCCGAGGTCGAAAACCGATGTGGAGAGAAACTGAGAGAGATGGAGGTGCAAGTCAATGTGGCCAGGAGAGAACACACCAAAGCAG TTATGACTTTGCGGGAGTTTCAGAGAGAGGCAGCGAGGAGACGTGATGAGACGAGAGAAACCCGACATTTGGATGTTTACAAGACGAAGCTTGAAGCATTTAATAAACAACCGAAGGGGATGGAGCAGAGCATCGACTCAGCTTCT TTCAGGGTTATTGAAAGATGGCCGACAGGAGACAATAGGCACAGTCACACAACAGCTGGACAAAACTCTTTTCCTCACCGCAATCAACAAAACCTCCCAGGAGCCCATCTATCTACAG AGCGACTGCTGAGCGTTTTGGAGGAGCTCCATACGCTCAGCGCTGCCGTGGTAAACAGCTCAGAGGACTCTGCAGAGGAGGACGGACAGAGTGACGGCGGTGTGAAACCATCAGCAGACAGTCTGCACAAGTAA
- the cchcr1 gene encoding coiled-coil alpha-helical rod protein 1 isoform X2 has translation MEKHIFGKERLIVPTDFTTPTQTASGSTSQPHPPHMRWVNQAITRTPPGAPSIVKPWLTITPNQQEIFEMKKENQRIMMLQGNSRRGRMSADPLSDVGTREWSEQWSRWDSEWLREAEKLKTEAERSKGQVEALKETSERYREELRDKDVTLSRQRQEMEMMHGELSKAKIELDRLREELSLSSKQKEEMSLQVEKLQIESSELRRDAERNEELSRELALKAEMSRLLAEEEAKQHGLRLMEQSEELKKKHELELQQLNVSHCAELGAARKANNDLQDRLQSLTAEVLQLKNALMEVATERDGLREHLSQMGQAFETQSATLHSLRNYIGQLAPEEGERKRLNEAVERLSKEKATLETTTELLTVRLNSVNEILALQEEEIVKSTSGDPLMKSGRGGLQVLHLWREKVFKLCVQLRSKDIEIRREKDKLLSEVRSTELQLQQEQHRASVLQHSLHDRIAELDLERVENETLKQNLAKAHKENTELMSQNLTVEADSKTLTEALQGFKQQFEIKLAEVEAAKARLSSCGQRLCFSNRRVEIIQGLVMRRTALKKVEQASKHLEQDNDSIRNLKIEHRSVCEERDKLAQELRRTPELIEKALADLKEQYESKVRQQQQDREHSCMEVRLAVAAKEQAEQSLQEIQAQLEESNGSLERLRCELLRQQEQSEHALLERVSEVENRCGEKLREMEVQVNVARREHTKAVMTLREFQREAARRRDETRETRHLDVYKTKLEAFNKQPKGMEQSIDSASFRVIERWPTGDNRHSHTTAGQNSFPHRNQQNLPGAHLSTERLLSVLEELHTLSAAVVNSSEDSAEEDGQSDGGVKPSADSLHK, from the exons ATGGAAAAGCACATTTTCGGAAAGGAGAGGCTTATAGTGCCAACTGACTTCACTACACCAA CACAGACAGCCTCAGGATCAACATCCCAACCACATCCTCCACACATGCGCTGGGTGAACCAAGCAATAACAAGAACACCACCAGGGGCTCCCAGCATTGTCAAACCATGGCTCACCATCACACCGAACCAGCAGGAAATTTTTGAGATGAAGAAGGAAAATCAGAGAATCATGATGCTACAAGGAAACAGCAGAAGAGGAAGGATGTCTGCAGATCCCCTGTCAGATGTTGGAACTAG AGAGTGGAGTGAACAGTGGTCTCGATGGGATTCAGAGTGGCTACGGGAGGCAGAGAAGCTCAAGACCGAAGCTGAGAGGTCAAAGGGTCAAGTGGAGGCCTTAAAGGAAACATCAGAGAGGTACAGGGAAGAACTGAGAGACAAGGACGTCACTTTGAGCAG ACAGAGGCAGGAGATGGAAATGATGCATGGAGAACTGTCAAAGGCTAAGATTGAACTCGACCGACTCAGAGAGGAGCTCAGTCTCAGCAGTAAGCAGAAGGAGGAAATGAGCTTACAG gttgaaaaactgcaaatagaGTCCAGTGAGCTAAGGAGAGATGCAGAGAGGAACGAGGAGTTATCCAGGGAGCTCGCTCTTAAGGCCGAAATGAGCCGGTTGCTGGCTGAAGAGGAGGCCAAACAGCACGGTCTCAGACTGATGGAGCAAAGTGAAGAATTGAAGAAGAAACATGAACTGGAG CTTCAGCAGTTGAATGTATCCCATTGTGCAGAGCTGGGTGCAGCCAGAAAAGCAAACAATGACCTGCAGGACAGACTTCAGTCACTGACCGCTGAAgtgctgcagctgaaaaatgCTCTGATGGAGGTAGCTACAGAGAGAGACGGGCTGAGAGAACATTTAAG CCAAATGGGACAAGCCTTTGAGACACAATCTGCAACACTGCACAGCCTCAGAAATTACATCGGCCAGCTCGCCCCcgaggaaggagagagaaagCGATTAAATGAAGCTGTTGAG AGGCTGAGCAAAGAGAAAGCGACTCTTGAGACGACCACAGAGCTTCTGACAGTCAGGCTTAACTCTGTGAATGAGATTCTTGCCCTCCAAGAAGAGGAGATAGTGAAAAGT ACCTCAGGAGATCCTCTGATGAAGAGTGGACGTGGGGGCCTTCAGGTGCTTCACCTGTGGAGGGAGAAAGTATTCAAGCTGTGCGTCCAGCTTCGCTCAAAAGACATCGAGATACGAAGAGAGAAGGACAAACTTCTCTCAGAA GTGAGATCCAcggagctgcagctccagcaggaGCAGCACCGAGCGAGTGTGCTTCAGCACAGTCTGCATGATAGAATAGCTGAGCTGGACTTGGAGAGAGTGGAAAATGAG ACATTAAAACAGAACCTGGCTAAGGCtcacaaagaaaacacagaactgaTGTCACAGAACCTGACGGTAGAGGCTGACAGTAAAACGCTCACTGAGGCTCTTCAAGG GTTCAAACAGCAATTTGAAATCAAGCTGGCAGAAGTGGAAGCAGCTAAAGCAAGACTGAGCAGCTGTGGACAGagactttgtttttctaatagGAGAGTGGAGATAATCCAAG GTTTGGTCATGAGGAGGACAGCTCTGAAGAAAGTAGAGCAAGCTTCCAAACATTTGGAACAGGATAACGATAG CATCAGAAACTTGAAGATCGAGCACAGATCGGTGTGCGAAGAGAGAGACAAACTCGCTCAAGAGCTCCGAAGAACCCCAGAGCTCATCGAGAAAGCCCTGGCCGACCTAAAAGAACAAT ATGAGAGTAAagtgaggcagcagcagcaggaccggGAACACAGCTGCATGGAGGTCAGGTTGGCTGTGGCTGCTAAGGAGCAGGCTGAGCAAAGCTTGCAGGAGATCCAAGCCCAGCTGGAGGAGAGCAACGGCAGTCTGGAGAGACTCCGCTGTGAACTGCTTCGCCAGCAAGAGCAAAGCGAGCATG CCTTGCTGGAAAGAGTGTCCGAGGTCGAAAACCGATGTGGAGAGAAACTGAGAGAGATGGAGGTGCAAGTCAATGTGGCCAGGAGAGAACACACCAAAGCAG TTATGACTTTGCGGGAGTTTCAGAGAGAGGCAGCGAGGAGACGTGATGAGACGAGAGAAACCCGACATTTGGATGTTTACAAGACGAAGCTTGAAGCATTTAATAAACAACCGAAGGGGATGGAGCAGAGCATCGACTCAGCTTCT TTCAGGGTTATTGAAAGATGGCCGACAGGAGACAATAGGCACAGTCACACAACAGCTGGACAAAACTCTTTTCCTCACCGCAATCAACAAAACCTCCCAGGAGCCCATCTATCTACAG AGCGACTGCTGAGCGTTTTGGAGGAGCTCCATACGCTCAGCGCTGCCGTGGTAAACAGCTCAGAGGACTCTGCAGAGGAGGACGGACAGAGTGACGGCGGTGTGAAACCATCAGCAGACAGTCTGCACAAGTAA